TGTAACTATAGGTACAGTATCAGATATAGTCCCATTAGTAGGTGAAAATAGGGTAATTGTTAAAAATGGATTAAAAAGTATTAAAGATAGTAATAATATAGGTTTACAAGCCTTATTAAAAGTGTCTGGTTTAGCTAATCAAGATATATATTCTTATCATGTAGGATTTGTATTAGGTCCCCGTTTAAATGCTAGTGGTCGATTAGGGTTAGCAAAAAATGGAGTAGAACTATTTTTGACTAAAGATGAAGATAAAGCTATAATATTAGCAGAAAATCTTGATAAAGAAAATATAAAAAGACAAGATATTGAAAGTGAGATACTTAAGGATGTAGAGAAACAAATAAAAGAAAAAATAGATTTAGATAGGGAAAGAGTTATAGTACTGGCTTCTGAGGATTGGCATTCAGGGGTTATAGGTATAGTTGCTTCTAGAATAGTAGAAAAACATCATAGACCTACTATATTATTTGCTATTGAAGATGGTGAAGCTAGAGGCTCTGCAAGAAGTATTTCTACTTTTAACATTTATGAAGGATTAAAAAAATGTAGTAGTTGTTTTATTGGCTTTGGTGGACATAAACAGGCAGCTGGAATCCATATAAAAGCTGAGTTAATTGATGAATTCAGAGAAAAAATTAATAAAGTGGCTAATGAAGATTTAGATGAATATGAATTAATACCGGAGATAACTATAGACTGTGAAATTGGTATTGAGGATATAAATTTACAAACTGCAAGGGAGCTAAAATCTTTAGAGCCCTTTGGTATTGGCAATCCATCTCCCCAGTTTATTTTTAAAAATGGAACTATAAAAGATATTAGGGGTATAGGCAAGGAAAAAAAACATTTAAAATTGTTATTAAATAGGGAGAATAAGGATGTTGATGCAGTAGGTTTTAATTTTGGAAATTATGCTAATATTTTAAAACATAATGATAAAATAGATTTAATTGGTACCCTAAATATTAATGAATACATGGGAAAATCAACCCCCCAGTTATTAATAAAAGATATAAATAATAAAAAGGACTCTTTATTGGGGAATAATTATTATATTCATATGAAAAATTTGTTTAAAACAAGAGAGAAGATTGAAGAAACTGGTTTAATGCTAGAGGAGTTATCGGAATTAAATGATTATCTTAGATTAGAATATGTAATAGAAGCATTAAAAGAAAAGAATAATTTATTATTATTAGTTTTTAATTATTATAATGCAGAAGAAATATTAAGATTAATTCAAATGACTGGTAGAGATATTCTAGGTAGAACTAATATATCTTTTAATAAAACTATAGAGGGTAAAACTAATAATTTAGTTATACTTCCAGTGTTAGATAAAATTGATTTTGACCAGTTTGAAAATATTATATTATATGATGCAAATTTTCATAATTTTGGTTTAAAAGAGTTTTTAGATAAAAATTTAGAAAAGGTAGAGGTATTGGCTTCTAAAAAAGATTATGAACTTAATAAAAAGTTATTAAATTACATTACACCAACAGTAGAAGAAATGAGATTATTTTATAAATTATTTTTTAGTTCTGGGGAAGAAATCTTTAAATTAGATTCTAAACTTTATTTAAACTCTATAAATAATAATTTTAATATTAATGTTTCAGAGGCAAAATTAAATTTAATATTAGAAATTTTTAAAGAATGTAATTTGCTAGACTTTGTTAAAAAGGATGGAGCTTATTTTATAAAACTGTTATCTAAGCCTAATGATAAGTTTAATATTTTAAAGCAACCTACATTAGAGTATTTATACAGCTTAAAAGAACTCCAATAAGAACAAGTAGGTGAGTGTTATGATAGATGATTTAATTCTAAAAATTGAAAAGTACAATCCTCATGTAGATATAGAACAAATAATGAAAGCCTATAATTTTTCTGAAAAGGCCCATGAAGGCCAGTTAAGAAATTCTGGAGAAAATTTTTTTATACATCCGTATAATG
This region of Tissierellales bacterium genomic DNA includes:
- the recJ gene encoding single-stranded-DNA-specific exonuclease RecJ, encoding MLIDFEKIYSIKDANYEKAEEISKALNISLLTAKVLLNRGFTNEQQCIEFLDTELTSLLDPFLLNDMDKATDKIIEKIKAGEKICIYGDYDADGVTSITVLKIFFDEIGANSFYYIPNRLEEGYGLNKGAVDRIHKEDASLVITVDCGISSFDEVDYFNEKGIEVIITDHHQCGDELPKAFSVINPSRKDSTYPFKYLAGVGVAFKLVQALSIKMGIPLAEKDILPFVTIGTVSDIVPLVGENRVIVKNGLKSIKDSNNIGLQALLKVSGLANQDIYSYHVGFVLGPRLNASGRLGLAKNGVELFLTKDEDKAIILAENLDKENIKRQDIESEILKDVEKQIKEKIDLDRERVIVLASEDWHSGVIGIVASRIVEKHHRPTILFAIEDGEARGSARSISTFNIYEGLKKCSSCFIGFGGHKQAAGIHIKAELIDEFREKINKVANEDLDEYELIPEITIDCEIGIEDINLQTARELKSLEPFGIGNPSPQFIFKNGTIKDIRGIGKEKKHLKLLLNRENKDVDAVGFNFGNYANILKHNDKIDLIGTLNINEYMGKSTPQLLIKDINNKKDSLLGNNYYIHMKNLFKTREKIEETGLMLEELSELNDYLRLEYVIEALKEKNNLLLLVFNYYNAEEILRLIQMTGRDILGRTNISFNKTIEGKTNNLVILPVLDKIDFDQFENIILYDANFHNFGLKEFLDKNLEKVEVLASKKDYELNKKLLNYITPTVEEMRLFYKLFFSSGEEIFKLDSKLYLNSINNNFNINVSEAKLNLILEIFKECNLLDFVKKDGAYFIKLLSKPNDKFNILKQPTLEYLYSLKELQ